In Streptomyces ambofaciens ATCC 23877, a single genomic region encodes these proteins:
- the ald gene encoding alanine dehydrogenase — MIDVKVGIPREVKNNEFRVAITPAGVHELVRHGHQVVVERDAGVGSSIPNEEYVAAGARILDTADEVWATADLLLKVKEPIAEEYHRLRKDQTLFTYLHLAASKECTDALIESGTTAIAYETVETPNRALPLLAPMSEVAGRLAPQVGAYHLMAANGGRGVLPGGVPGVLAGKAVVIGGGVSGWNAAQIAIGMGFHVTLLDKDINKLKEADKIFGTKIQTVVSNAFELEKACLEADLVIGAVLIPGAKAPKLVTNELVSRMKPGSVLVDIAIDQGGCFEDSHPTTHAEPTFPVHNSVFYCVANMPGAVPNTSTYALTNATLPYIVELANRGWAEALRRDPALAKGLNTHDGKVVYKEVAEAHGLEHVELAALLA; from the coding sequence GTGATCGACGTGAAGGTCGGTATCCCCCGCGAGGTCAAGAACAACGAGTTCCGGGTGGCCATCACCCCCGCCGGCGTCCACGAGCTGGTGCGCCACGGGCACCAGGTCGTCGTCGAGCGTGACGCCGGTGTCGGTTCCTCGATCCCCAACGAGGAGTACGTCGCCGCCGGCGCGCGGATACTCGACACCGCCGACGAGGTCTGGGCCACCGCCGACCTGCTGCTGAAGGTCAAGGAGCCCATCGCGGAGGAGTACCACCGCCTCCGCAAGGACCAGACGCTCTTCACCTACCTGCACCTGGCCGCCTCCAAGGAGTGCACGGACGCGCTCATCGAGTCCGGCACCACCGCCATCGCCTACGAGACCGTCGAGACGCCGAACCGCGCCCTGCCGCTGCTCGCCCCGATGTCCGAGGTTGCGGGCCGGCTGGCGCCCCAGGTGGGCGCCTACCACCTGATGGCCGCCAACGGCGGGCGCGGCGTGCTGCCCGGCGGTGTCCCCGGCGTGCTGGCCGGCAAGGCCGTCGTCATCGGCGGCGGGGTCTCCGGCTGGAACGCGGCGCAGATCGCCATCGGCATGGGCTTCCACGTGACCCTGCTCGACAAGGACATCAACAAGCTCAAGGAAGCCGACAAGATCTTCGGCACGAAGATCCAGACCGTCGTCTCCAACGCCTTCGAGCTGGAGAAGGCCTGCCTGGAGGCCGACCTCGTGATCGGCGCGGTGCTGATCCCGGGTGCCAAGGCCCCGAAGCTGGTCACCAACGAGCTGGTCTCCCGGATGAAGCCCGGGAGTGTCCTTGTCGACATCGCGATCGACCAGGGCGGCTGCTTCGAGGACTCCCACCCGACCACGCACGCCGAGCCGACCTTCCCGGTCCACAACTCGGTCTTCTACTGCGTCGCCAACATGCCCGGCGCGGTGCCGAACACCTCCACCTACGCGCTGACCAACGCCACCCTGCCGTACATCGTGGAGCTGGCGAACCGCGGCTGGGCCGAGGCGCTGCGGCGCGACCCCGCGCTGGCCAAGGGCCTCAACACCCATGACGGCAAGGTCGTGTACAAGGAGGTCGCCGAGGCGCACGGTCTGGAGCACGTCGAGCTGGCCGCACTGCTCGCCTGA
- a CDS encoding tetratricopeptide repeat protein, which yields MTDQAVDTDGVRLSEDVAEESRFLGRDRELKDLRADIERAGLDTLSGRKAPRARVLLIAGRPGSGRTALAGELAARVADGYPDGVLRARLSEPDGTRVPVSRLARELLTELDRPTPPGADEDDLTEALRTALADRKVLLLLDDAADAEQVDALLPDTPHCLAVVVAEGPLTGIADVRPCTLGGLDTKSAMELLSRHTGSVRITVDPRAAEQLVEVCQAQPAALTLAGGWLAARPQAAVADLAKHVHAEDDEGTPLSRVFRLAYASLPSTAARMLRLLSLAPAGLVDPHTASALAGCSVHGARTALDDFVALGVLRAVDSPLPEYEVPGCLHAFLRRLATTHDRPAELQLARARMLERTVRLLQSCRAVTETDSPQAREKLLTLPRALRFPTPRAAAEWLSVRRPALLAAARLAVADGELDTLARRLMSQLVRAMVAHFGTHAAAPDLYGIHRLVLDVAERRELPREKAAALLNLADLDARTGRTAEALVRYRAALDAGREADDPYATARAMESVGGAHLELGDYDRAADWFGRALAQRLARAERADAARVYGRLATAHTYAGRYGEALRGWRAAAAGYRRTGDVAAHARALSELARVQEYAGRPEESLRTCQEAVDWARRAEDDRLQAALHLRLADTLDRLGDHTAAGLQRSTADRMLREDPAEACEIRSASSED from the coding sequence GTGACGGATCAGGCGGTGGACACGGACGGCGTACGGCTGTCGGAGGACGTGGCCGAGGAGAGTCGGTTCCTGGGCCGCGACCGTGAGCTGAAGGACCTGCGCGCCGACATCGAACGCGCGGGCCTGGACACCCTCTCCGGCCGCAAGGCCCCCCGCGCGCGCGTGCTGCTCATCGCGGGCCGCCCCGGCTCGGGCCGCACCGCGCTCGCCGGGGAACTGGCCGCCCGGGTGGCCGACGGCTACCCCGACGGTGTGCTGCGGGCCCGTCTGAGCGAACCGGACGGCACGCGCGTGCCCGTCTCGCGGCTCGCCAGGGAACTGCTCACCGAGCTGGACCGGCCGACCCCGCCCGGGGCCGACGAGGACGACCTCACCGAGGCCCTGCGTACCGCCCTGGCCGACCGCAAGGTCCTCCTCCTGCTCGACGACGCGGCCGACGCGGAGCAGGTCGACGCCCTGCTGCCGGACACCCCGCACTGCCTGGCCGTCGTCGTCGCCGAGGGCCCGCTGACCGGCATCGCGGACGTCCGGCCGTGCACGCTGGGCGGGCTGGACACCAAGTCGGCCATGGAGCTGCTGTCCCGGCACACCGGCTCGGTCCGCATCACCGTCGACCCCCGTGCCGCCGAGCAGCTGGTCGAGGTCTGCCAGGCGCAGCCCGCCGCGCTGACCCTGGCCGGCGGCTGGCTCGCGGCCCGCCCCCAGGCGGCCGTCGCCGACCTCGCCAAGCACGTGCACGCGGAGGACGACGAGGGCACCCCGCTCAGCCGCGTCTTCCGCCTCGCCTACGCGTCCCTGCCCAGCACCGCCGCCCGGATGCTGCGGCTGCTCTCCCTCGCCCCGGCCGGCCTGGTCGACCCGCACACCGCGTCCGCGCTCGCCGGCTGCTCGGTGCACGGCGCCCGGACCGCACTGGACGACTTCGTCGCTCTCGGCGTGCTGCGCGCGGTCGACTCCCCGCTGCCCGAGTACGAGGTCCCCGGCTGCCTGCACGCCTTCCTGCGCAGACTCGCCACGACCCACGACCGGCCCGCCGAGCTCCAGCTCGCCCGCGCCCGCATGCTGGAGCGGACGGTACGGCTGCTCCAGTCCTGCCGGGCGGTCACCGAGACCGACAGCCCGCAGGCCCGCGAGAAGCTTCTGACCCTGCCCCGCGCCCTGCGCTTCCCCACCCCGCGGGCCGCCGCCGAATGGCTGAGCGTCCGCCGGCCCGCGCTGCTGGCCGCGGCCCGCCTCGCGGTCGCCGACGGGGAGCTGGACACCCTCGCCCGGCGGCTGATGTCCCAGCTGGTGCGCGCCATGGTGGCGCACTTCGGCACCCATGCGGCGGCCCCCGACCTGTACGGCATCCACCGCCTCGTCCTCGACGTGGCCGAGCGGCGCGAACTGCCCCGCGAGAAGGCGGCGGCCCTGCTCAACCTGGCCGACCTGGACGCCCGCACCGGCCGTACCGCCGAGGCGCTGGTGCGCTACCGGGCCGCGCTGGACGCCGGACGGGAGGCGGACGACCCGTACGCGACCGCCCGCGCGATGGAATCCGTAGGCGGCGCCCACCTGGAGCTCGGCGACTACGACCGGGCCGCCGACTGGTTCGGCCGGGCCCTCGCCCAGCGGCTGGCCCGGGCCGAGCGCGCCGACGCCGCCCGCGTCTACGGCCGCCTCGCCACCGCCCACACCTACGCCGGCCGCTACGGCGAGGCGCTGCGGGGCTGGCGCGCCGCGGCCGCCGGGTACCGCAGGACGGGCGACGTGGCCGCACACGCGCGGGCGTTGAGCGAGCTGGCCCGCGTCCAGGAGTACGCCGGGCGTCCCGAGGAGTCGCTGCGCACCTGCCAGGAGGCCGTCGACTGGGCCCGCCGGGCCGAGGACGACCGGCTCCAGGCCGCGCTGCACCTGCGGCTGGCCGACACCCTCGACCGGCTCGGCGATCACACGGCGGCCGGCCTGCAGCGGAGCACGGCCGATCGCATGTTGAGGGAAGATCCCGCCGAAGCCTGCGAAATCCGCAGCGCTTCGTCTGAAGATTGA
- a CDS encoding NUDIX domain-containing protein, protein MTGSSIKDIPEEWEVRGTRTPFQGNKTSVRQDDVVMPDGSVVTRDYQVHPGSVAVLALDDEGRVLVIRQYRHPVREKLWEIPAGLLDVPGENPLHAAQRELYEEAHVKAEDWRVLTDVYTTPGGCDEAVRIFLARNLSEAEGARFEVEDEEADMELARVPVADLVRGVLAGELHNNCLVVGVLSLVAAEQGDGLDTLRPAEAPWPARPFEA, encoded by the coding sequence ATGACGGGCAGCAGCATCAAGGACATCCCCGAAGAGTGGGAGGTCCGGGGCACACGGACGCCGTTCCAGGGCAACAAGACCTCCGTCCGCCAGGACGACGTGGTCATGCCCGACGGCTCCGTGGTGACCCGCGACTACCAGGTCCACCCCGGCTCCGTGGCCGTCCTCGCCCTGGACGACGAGGGACGGGTGCTGGTCATCCGGCAGTACCGCCACCCGGTGCGCGAGAAGCTGTGGGAGATCCCGGCGGGCCTGCTCGACGTCCCCGGCGAGAACCCGCTGCACGCCGCCCAGCGCGAGCTCTACGAAGAGGCCCACGTCAAGGCCGAGGACTGGCGGGTGCTGACCGACGTCTACACCACCCCCGGCGGCTGCGACGAGGCCGTGCGGATCTTCCTCGCGCGGAACCTGTCCGAGGCCGAGGGCGCGCGCTTCGAGGTCGAGGACGAAGAGGCCGACATGGAGCTGGCGCGGGTGCCCGTCGCGGACCTGGTCCGGGGTGTGCTCGCGGGCGAGCTGCACAACAACTGCCTGGTGGTGGGCGTGCTGTCGCTGGTCGCGGCCGAGCAGGGGGACGGGCTCGACACCCTGCGCCCGGCGGAGGCACCCTGGCCGGCGCGTCCGTTCGAGGCCTGA
- a CDS encoding CTP synthase produces MPPKSSTTKHIFVTGGVASSLGKGLTASSLGMLLKARGLRVVMQKLDPYLNVDPGTMNPFQHGEVFVTNDGAETDLDIGHYERFLDRDLDGSANVTTGQVYNTVIAKERRGEYLGDTVQVIPHITNEIKHRIRRMATDEVDVVITEVGGTVGDIESLPFLETVRQVRHEVGRDNVFVVHISLLPYIGPSGELKTKPTQHSVAALRNIGIQPDAIVLRCDREVPTAIKRKISLMCDVDEAAVVACPDARSIYDIPKTVHGEGLDAYVVRKLDLPFRDVDWTTWDDLLDRVHNPDHEIVMALVGKYIDLPDAYLSVTEALRAGGFANKARVKIKWVTSDDCKTPAGAQAQLGDVDAICIPGGFGERGVTGKVGAIKYARENGIPLLGLCLGLQCIVVEAARNLAGVADANSTEFDPATAHPVVSTMAEQLDIVAGEGDMGGTMRLGMYPAKLAEGSIVREVYDGKEYVEERHRHRYEVNNAYRAELEKKAGIVFSGTSPDGKLVEYVEYPRDVHPYLVATQAHPELRSRPTRPHPLFAGLVKAAVERKTSK; encoded by the coding sequence ATGCCGCCCAAATCCTCGACGACCAAGCACATCTTCGTCACCGGGGGTGTCGCCTCCTCGCTCGGCAAGGGGCTGACCGCCTCCAGCCTCGGCATGCTGCTCAAGGCACGGGGTCTGCGCGTCGTGATGCAGAAGCTCGACCCGTACCTCAATGTCGACCCTGGCACGATGAACCCCTTCCAGCACGGTGAGGTGTTCGTCACCAACGACGGCGCCGAGACCGACCTGGACATCGGCCACTACGAGCGTTTCCTCGACCGCGACCTCGACGGCTCCGCCAATGTCACCACCGGTCAGGTCTACAACACGGTGATCGCCAAGGAGCGGCGTGGCGAGTACCTGGGCGACACGGTCCAGGTCATCCCGCACATCACCAACGAGATCAAGCACCGCATCCGCCGCATGGCGACGGACGAGGTCGACGTCGTGATCACCGAGGTCGGCGGCACGGTCGGCGACATCGAGTCGCTGCCGTTCCTGGAGACCGTCCGCCAGGTCCGGCACGAGGTCGGCCGCGACAACGTCTTCGTGGTCCACATCTCGCTCCTGCCGTACATCGGCCCCTCGGGCGAGCTCAAGACCAAGCCGACCCAGCACTCGGTGGCGGCGCTGCGCAACATCGGTATCCAGCCGGACGCGATCGTGCTGCGCTGCGACCGCGAGGTGCCGACCGCGATCAAGCGCAAGATCTCCCTGATGTGCGACGTCGACGAGGCAGCGGTGGTGGCCTGCCCCGACGCCCGCTCGATCTACGACATCCCCAAGACCGTGCACGGCGAGGGTCTGGACGCCTACGTCGTCCGCAAGCTGGACCTGCCGTTCCGCGACGTGGACTGGACGACCTGGGACGACCTGCTCGACCGCGTCCACAACCCCGACCACGAGATCGTCATGGCGCTGGTCGGCAAGTACATCGACCTGCCCGACGCCTACCTCTCGGTCACCGAGGCGCTGCGTGCGGGCGGCTTCGCGAACAAGGCCCGCGTGAAGATCAAATGGGTCACCTCCGACGACTGCAAGACCCCGGCCGGTGCCCAGGCGCAGCTCGGGGACGTCGACGCGATCTGCATCCCGGGCGGCTTCGGCGAGCGCGGCGTCACCGGCAAGGTCGGCGCGATCAAGTACGCCCGCGAGAACGGGATCCCGCTGCTGGGCCTGTGCCTGGGGCTGCAGTGCATCGTGGTCGAGGCCGCGCGCAACCTGGCCGGTGTCGCGGACGCCAACTCCACCGAGTTCGACCCGGCCACCGCCCACCCGGTCGTCTCGACCATGGCCGAACAGCTGGACATCGTGGCCGGCGAGGGCGACATGGGCGGCACGATGCGGCTCGGCATGTACCCGGCCAAGCTGGCCGAGGGCTCCATCGTCCGCGAGGTCTACGACGGCAAGGAGTACGTCGAGGAGCGGCACCGCCACCGCTACGAGGTGAACAACGCCTACCGCGCGGAGCTGGAGAAGAAGGCGGGCATCGTCTTCTCGGGCACCTCCCCGGACGGCAAGCTGGTCGAGTACGTCGAGTACCCGCGCGACGTCCACCCGTACCTGGTCGCCACGCAGGCGCACCCGGAGCTGCGCTCGCGCCCGACCCGCCCGCACCCGCTCTTCGCCGGGCTGGTCAAGGCGGCGGTCGAGCGGAAGACGTCGAAGTAA
- a CDS encoding glycoside hydrolase family 15 protein: MAGRIEDYALIGDMQTAALVCRDGTVDWLCLPRFDSHAIFAGLLGTGEHGFWRMGPAYAPGAEPPTAARRSYRGDSLVLESEWDTPRGTVRVIDFMPPRDGAPQLIRIVEGVSGRVPMRSELRMRFSYGRVVPWVHKHEGRTVAVAGPDSVWFDTEVETYGKALTTFADFTVAPGDRIAFTISWEPSHKEPPALPEPEQSLVATEEFWRDWVEHCTYHGPYREAVVRSLITLKALTYAPTGGIVAAPTTSLPEDIGGVRNWDYRYTWLRDAAITLSSLLRTGYREEARAWREWLLRAVAGDPENLQIMYGIAGERELGEAELDWLPGYEGSGPVRVGNGAAHQLQLDVYGEVTEALHLAHMTGLSRNDYASVLQLKLIRYLEDHWQEPDEGIWEVRGPRRHFVHSKVMAWVAVDRTIKLIESGDADGPLERWKQLRDDIHRDVCEKGYDKERNTFTQSYGSRELDASLLLIPQMGFLPPDDKRVIGTIEAIQRELSTSDGFILRYPTEGGDEGVDGLPGDEGAFLACSFWMADDLAMIGRVDEARKLFEKLLSLRNDLGLLAEEWDPRLQRQVGNFPQAFSHVPLIDTALRLTASGAYGG; this comes from the coding sequence GTGGCCGGGCGCATCGAAGACTACGCACTCATCGGAGACATGCAGACCGCTGCCCTGGTCTGCCGGGACGGCACAGTCGACTGGCTGTGCCTGCCCCGCTTCGACTCGCATGCCATCTTCGCCGGTCTGCTGGGCACCGGAGAACACGGGTTCTGGCGGATGGGCCCCGCCTACGCGCCCGGCGCCGAGCCGCCCACGGCGGCCCGGCGGAGCTACCGCGGCGACTCGCTGGTCCTGGAGTCCGAGTGGGACACCCCCCGCGGCACCGTCAGGGTGATCGATTTCATGCCGCCGCGCGACGGCGCACCGCAGCTGATCCGGATCGTGGAGGGTGTCTCCGGCCGGGTGCCGATGCGCTCGGAGCTGCGGATGCGGTTCAGCTACGGCCGTGTCGTCCCGTGGGTGCACAAGCACGAGGGCCGCACGGTGGCCGTCGCGGGCCCCGACTCCGTGTGGTTCGACACAGAGGTCGAGACCTACGGCAAGGCGCTCACGACCTTCGCGGACTTCACGGTCGCGCCGGGTGACCGGATCGCGTTCACCATCTCGTGGGAGCCGTCGCACAAGGAGCCGCCGGCGCTGCCGGAGCCGGAGCAGTCGCTGGTGGCGACGGAGGAGTTCTGGCGCGACTGGGTCGAGCACTGCACGTACCACGGCCCCTACCGGGAGGCCGTGGTCCGCTCCCTGATCACGCTGAAGGCCCTGACGTACGCCCCCACCGGCGGCATCGTGGCCGCGCCCACCACCTCCCTGCCGGAGGACATCGGCGGCGTCCGCAACTGGGACTACCGCTACACCTGGCTGCGCGACGCCGCGATCACCCTGTCCTCGCTGCTGCGCACCGGCTACCGCGAGGAGGCCCGCGCCTGGCGCGAGTGGCTGCTGCGCGCGGTCGCCGGCGACCCGGAGAACCTGCAGATCATGTACGGCATCGCCGGCGAGCGCGAGCTGGGCGAGGCGGAGCTGGACTGGCTGCCCGGCTACGAGGGCTCCGGACCGGTGCGGGTCGGCAACGGCGCCGCGCACCAGCTCCAGCTGGACGTCTACGGCGAGGTCACCGAGGCCCTGCACCTGGCCCACATGACGGGCCTGTCCCGCAACGACTACGCGTCGGTGCTCCAGCTCAAGCTGATCCGCTACCTGGAGGACCACTGGCAGGAGCCGGACGAGGGCATCTGGGAGGTGCGCGGCCCGCGCCGCCACTTCGTGCACTCCAAGGTGATGGCCTGGGTCGCCGTCGACCGCACCATCAAGCTGATCGAGTCCGGTGACGCCGACGGCCCGCTGGAGCGCTGGAAGCAGCTGCGCGACGACATCCACCGGGACGTGTGCGAGAAGGGCTACGACAAGGAACGCAACACCTTCACGCAGTCCTACGGCTCCCGGGAGCTGGACGCCTCGCTGCTGCTGATCCCGCAGATGGGCTTCCTGCCGCCGGACGACAAGCGGGTCATCGGCACCATCGAGGCCATCCAGCGGGAGCTGTCCACCTCGGACGGCTTCATCCTGCGCTACCCGACGGAGGGTGGCGACGAGGGCGTGGACGGTCTGCCCGGCGACGAAGGCGCCTTCCTGGCCTGCTCGTTCTGGATGGCCGACGACCTGGCAATGATCGGCCGGGTGGACGAGGCGCGGAAGCTCTTCGAGAAGCTCCTGTCCCTGCGCAACGACCTGGGCCTCCTGGCCGAGGAGTGGGACCCCCGCCTCCAGCGTCAGGTCGGCAACTTCCCGCAGGCCTTCAGCCACGTCCCCCTGATCGACACGGCCCTGCGGCTCACGGCGAGCGGGGCCTACGGGGGCTGA
- a CDS encoding PucR family transcriptional regulator, which yields MNTPSAPPPSGITVQRALELPGLRSGLPEILAGADRLHRTVRWVHAGEVPNIASLLKGGELLLTTGYGLGTRPAEQRAFVRTLAERGIAALVVELGPRFTRLPATLVDTARAAGLPLVQLHREVPFVTVTEEVHTEIVNGHYALLQRAEEVHRRCTEALLGGGGVPQVLGILADFGDNPVFLETTDGRLLYAAGSGPEGADPLQVWEGLRGPHKDAPPPAGSVLVDVPGGGPGAGSVRARLALLPVRSPLAPVHRMAAERAAGILAVVLMQARQEEELAARGRGDFLTDLAEGRITAEDAPAQARVLGFKPGAGPLLPVVMRLGDSLSPSGGGWAVLARAVAEELASVGVPVLLGVRPVEGRVPLLVGLRSEPERAAVADRVAAALRAGVERAGMRRPGAQPPVVVVGVAGGWAAASASLRHAAETATAAQGLTDRPWYDARRLDIDLLLWRLRDHPDLAAFVDRAIGPLRDHDDRSKPPLLPTLQTYLAHAGRKAETARELHLNRQTLYNRLARIGELLGTDLDDPQTVLALSLALRARRHVA from the coding sequence ATGAACACCCCCAGCGCACCCCCACCCTCGGGGATCACCGTGCAGCGTGCCCTGGAACTCCCCGGCCTCCGCAGCGGCCTGCCGGAGATCCTGGCCGGTGCCGACCGCCTGCACCGCACCGTGCGCTGGGTCCACGCCGGGGAGGTGCCCAACATCGCCTCCCTGCTCAAGGGCGGCGAGCTCCTGCTGACCACGGGCTACGGCCTCGGCACCCGCCCGGCCGAGCAGCGCGCCTTCGTCCGTACGCTCGCCGAGCGCGGCATCGCGGCCCTCGTCGTGGAGCTCGGCCCGCGCTTCACCCGGTTGCCCGCGACCCTCGTGGACACCGCCCGCGCGGCCGGACTGCCGCTGGTCCAGCTCCACCGCGAGGTGCCCTTCGTGACGGTCACCGAGGAGGTCCACACCGAGATCGTCAACGGTCACTACGCGCTGCTCCAGCGGGCCGAGGAGGTGCACCGCCGCTGTACGGAGGCCCTGCTGGGCGGCGGCGGGGTGCCCCAGGTCCTCGGCATCCTGGCCGACTTCGGGGACAACCCGGTCTTCCTGGAGACCACCGACGGCCGCCTCCTGTACGCCGCCGGCTCCGGCCCCGAGGGCGCCGACCCGCTCCAGGTGTGGGAGGGGCTGCGCGGCCCGCACAAGGACGCCCCTCCCCCGGCGGGCTCGGTCCTGGTGGACGTACCCGGCGGCGGCCCGGGCGCCGGTTCGGTGCGCGCCCGGCTCGCCCTCCTGCCCGTGCGGTCCCCGCTGGCGCCGGTGCACCGGATGGCGGCGGAGCGGGCGGCCGGCATCCTCGCCGTGGTGCTGATGCAGGCGCGGCAGGAGGAGGAACTGGCGGCGCGTGGGCGCGGCGACTTCCTCACCGACCTCGCCGAGGGGCGGATCACCGCGGAGGACGCCCCGGCGCAGGCACGCGTCCTGGGCTTCAAGCCCGGCGCCGGCCCGCTGCTCCCGGTGGTGATGCGGCTGGGCGACTCCCTCTCCCCCTCCGGTGGCGGCTGGGCGGTGCTGGCGCGCGCGGTCGCCGAGGAACTGGCGTCGGTCGGGGTGCCGGTCCTGCTGGGCGTACGACCGGTGGAGGGCCGGGTCCCGCTCCTGGTGGGCCTGCGCTCGGAGCCGGAGCGGGCGGCGGTCGCGGACCGGGTTGCGGCGGCGCTGCGGGCGGGCGTGGAGCGGGCCGGGATGCGGCGGCCGGGGGCGCAGCCGCCCGTCGTGGTCGTCGGGGTGGCGGGCGGCTGGGCGGCGGCCTCCGCGAGCCTCAGGCACGCGGCGGAGACGGCGACCGCGGCCCAGGGGCTCACCGACCGGCCCTGGTACGACGCCCGGCGTCTCGACATCGACCTGCTGCTGTGGCGGCTGCGTGACCACCCGGACCTCGCGGCCTTCGTGGACCGGGCGATCGGTCCCCTCCGCGACCACGACGACCGGTCCAAGCCGCCGTTGCTGCCCACGCTCCAGACGTACCTGGCGCACGCCGGACGCAAGGCGGAGACGGCGCGCGAACTCCACCTCAACCGACAGACGCTCTACAACCGGCTGGCGCGGATCGGGGAGTTGCTGGGCACGGATCTCGACGACCCGCAGACCGTGCTGGCGTTGAGCCTGGCACTGCGCGCGCGTCGGCACGTGGCGTGA
- a CDS encoding glycosyltransferase family 4 protein, whose amino-acid sequence MTPVSSHAPHGQSPLRTVQVLGGGNAGSSAHVRSLAAGLVARGVKVTVCAPADAERTYDFTGAGAEHVHVPRSSDPVSVAALRAVCADADLVHAHGLHASFRAALALGGRRVRTPLVVTWHDRARAEGARAHLLRVLERRVMKAATVVLGATSELVDGARGAGARDARLGPVALPARPCGPAEPDDPDRRRPKIRAELGAIGRPLLLAVGSLEPHRGYDVLLDAARAWRRLDPVPLVVVAGEGPARPHLQRRIEDEGLPVVLIGSRDDVGDLLAAADLALLPSRREARSVLAQEALTARLPLVASDAGGIPELVGDAAELVPAGDAEALARAVIRLLDDPGRCEELRDRGVRQAATWPTEDETVAQVLSVYDELTQPTPML is encoded by the coding sequence GTGACCCCCGTGAGCAGCCACGCCCCGCACGGCCAGTCGCCGCTGCGCACCGTGCAGGTGCTGGGCGGCGGCAACGCCGGCAGCAGCGCGCACGTGCGCTCCCTGGCCGCGGGGCTCGTCGCACGGGGCGTGAAAGTGACGGTGTGCGCCCCCGCCGATGCGGAACGCACCTACGACTTCACGGGCGCGGGAGCGGAGCACGTGCACGTACCGCGCAGCAGCGACCCCGTCTCCGTGGCCGCGCTGCGGGCGGTGTGCGCGGACGCCGACCTGGTGCACGCGCACGGACTGCACGCCTCCTTCCGCGCCGCGCTGGCTCTCGGCGGGCGACGGGTCCGCACCCCGCTGGTCGTCACCTGGCACGACCGGGCCCGCGCCGAGGGAGCGCGCGCCCATCTGCTGCGCGTCCTGGAACGGCGGGTGATGAAGGCCGCCACCGTGGTGCTGGGCGCCACGTCGGAACTGGTCGACGGGGCACGAGGGGCCGGTGCGCGGGACGCCCGGCTCGGGCCCGTCGCGCTCCCCGCCCGGCCGTGCGGGCCGGCCGAACCCGACGACCCCGACCGGCGGCGCCCCAAGATCCGAGCCGAACTCGGCGCCATCGGACGCCCGTTGCTCCTCGCCGTCGGTTCCCTGGAGCCGCACCGGGGCTACGACGTCCTGCTCGACGCGGCCCGCGCCTGGCGCCGTCTCGATCCCGTACCGCTGGTCGTCGTCGCCGGTGAGGGCCCCGCACGCCCGCACCTTCAGCGGCGGATCGAGGACGAGGGGCTGCCGGTGGTCCTCATCGGCAGCCGTGACGACGTCGGCGACCTGCTGGCGGCGGCCGACCTCGCGCTGCTGCCGAGCCGCCGGGAGGCCCGCTCCGTCCTCGCCCAGGAGGCGCTCACCGCGCGCCTGCCGCTCGTGGCGAGTGACGCGGGCGGCATCCCCGAACTCGTCGGTGACGCCGCCGAACTCGTCCCGGCCGGGGACGCGGAGGCACTCGCCCGCGCCGTGATCCGGCTGCTGGACGATCCCGGGCGGTGCGAGGAACTGAGGGACAGGGGCGTGCGGCAGGCCGCCACCTGGCCGACCGAGGACGAGACCGTCGCGCAGGTCCTCAGCGTCTACGACGAGTTGACGCAGCCCACGCCGATGCTCTGA
- a CDS encoding STAS domain-containing protein, which translates to MTTRPQNDFHVTVTPSEADEVLLRLSGDLDYDSADELLAAARDRLALEPVPRVVRLDCARLTTCDSMGLATLLMIERIASDTGAALRLDGRPDFLRRLLEVTGTLDQFAPAPPAESPASADGEGIRQAQQADGRTRSDQGP; encoded by the coding sequence ATGACCACGCGCCCCCAGAACGACTTCCACGTCACCGTCACCCCGTCGGAAGCCGACGAGGTACTGCTGCGGCTCAGCGGTGACCTCGACTACGACAGCGCCGACGAGCTGCTGGCCGCCGCCCGTGACCGGCTCGCGCTCGAACCGGTGCCCCGCGTGGTGCGGCTGGACTGCGCGCGCCTCACCACCTGCGACTCCATGGGCCTGGCCACGCTCCTGATGATCGAGCGGATCGCAAGCGACACCGGTGCCGCCCTCCGTCTCGACGGCCGACCCGACTTCCTCCGCCGCCTGCTGGAAGTCACCGGCACCCTGGACCAGTTCGCGCCCGCACCGCCGGCCGAGTCCCCTGCCTCCGCGGACGGAGAGGGCATACGCCAGGCTCAGCAGGCCGACGGCCGGACGCGGTCCGACCAGGGACCGTGA